One stretch of Sporosarcina luteola DNA includes these proteins:
- a CDS encoding divergent PAP2 family protein produces MSILQNTPLLAALFAIVFAQFVKIPIHFLLTKKLDWKLMTSTGGMPSSHSAAVSALTTAIGYEVGLGSPLFAVSAIFAVIVMFDATGIRYQAGQQALIINQMRVDFQTFVTEVKGWPQKDGPQKILELKTLLGHKPSEVFAGSMTGIFISAIIYSFFMI; encoded by the coding sequence ATGTCCATATTGCAAAACACTCCGCTCCTCGCGGCATTATTTGCGATTGTTTTCGCTCAATTCGTTAAGATTCCAATCCATTTTTTATTGACGAAGAAATTGGACTGGAAATTGATGACGTCCACTGGCGGAATGCCAAGCTCCCATTCAGCTGCTGTGTCTGCGCTGACGACTGCCATCGGTTACGAAGTCGGCCTTGGATCTCCTTTATTCGCGGTGTCTGCAATCTTCGCGGTCATCGTCATGTTCGATGCAACAGGAATCCGTTACCAGGCGGGGCAACAGGCTTTGATCATCAACCAAATGAGGGTGGACTTTCAAACTTTCGTGACAGAGGTGAAAGGCTGGCCACAGAAAGATGGACCACAAAAGATCTTGGAACTGAAAACCCTTCTTGGCCATAAGCCTAGCGAAGTCTTTGCAGGCTCAATGACGGGCATTTTCATATCCGCCATCATTTATTCGTTTTTCATGATTTAA
- a CDS encoding YuiB family protein, with protein sequence MGTISLTHVVLSIIIFMVMFFGIGFLLNMLLRMTWLMAIVYPIVVILIIDEVGVFEYFTNPGHSFSLLGEKIVSLHAADIIILASGLVGAIISGFVIKLLRKQGYQMF encoded by the coding sequence TTGGGAACAATTTCATTGACACATGTCGTTTTATCCATAATTATTTTCATGGTCATGTTTTTCGGAATAGGCTTTTTGCTGAATATGCTACTCCGTATGACGTGGTTGATGGCAATCGTCTATCCGATCGTCGTCATTTTGATAATCGATGAAGTGGGAGTTTTTGAGTATTTTACAAACCCAGGCCATTCATTCAGCCTGCTCGGTGAAAAAATCGTCTCTCTTCATGCAGCTGATATTATCATTCTTGCAAGTGGATTAGTTGGCGCAATCATTTCAGGGTTTGTCATCAAGCTGCTAAGGAAGCAAGGGTATCAGATGTTCTAA
- a CDS encoding NUDIX domain-containing protein, with protein MANKKRGNVWLGAAGIVMNSKGEWLVVKKTYSGLKGMWSLPAGFVEGNETADQAAIREVKEETGLDCKLEGMVGFRTGILKGEVSDNLALFLLRPEQENQLLTPQENEISEVAWKTPYELKDDPNVSAMIHEIAERAIESGLLQMEQMEPGEWFGYTSYKLFYKK; from the coding sequence GTGGCGAATAAAAAACGCGGAAATGTATGGCTCGGTGCAGCGGGTATTGTCATGAACAGCAAAGGCGAATGGCTCGTCGTCAAAAAAACATACAGCGGGTTGAAAGGAATGTGGTCATTGCCAGCGGGTTTCGTGGAAGGGAATGAAACAGCGGACCAGGCAGCAATCCGGGAGGTGAAAGAAGAAACTGGGCTTGATTGTAAACTGGAAGGGATGGTTGGATTCCGTACAGGTATCCTGAAAGGGGAAGTCAGTGATAATTTGGCGTTATTCTTATTGCGTCCTGAACAGGAAAACCAGCTTTTAACGCCTCAGGAGAATGAAATCTCGGAAGTCGCTTGGAAGACCCCTTATGAACTGAAGGATGATCCGAATGTATCAGCAATGATTCATGAGATTGCAGAAAGGGCTATTGAATCGGGGCTATTGCAAATGGAGCAGATGGAACCGGGAGAATGGTTTGGTTACACATCCTATAAGCTGTTTTATAAAAAATGA